One segment of Synechococcus sp. A15-24 DNA contains the following:
- the ilvN gene encoding acetolactate synthase small subunit, translating into MKHTLSVLVEDESGALSRIAGLFARRGFNIDSLAVGPAEADRQSRLTMVVEGDDQTLQQMTKQLDKLVNVLQVLDLTQRPAVERELMLLKVSAPAETRSAVFDLVQVFRAKVVDVADEALTLEVVGDPGKLVALERLMAPFGILEIARTGKVALERASGVNTELLKVSPSENRVPA; encoded by the coding sequence ATGAAACACACCCTTTCGGTGCTGGTGGAGGACGAATCCGGCGCACTCAGTCGGATCGCCGGACTGTTCGCGCGCCGCGGCTTCAACATCGACAGCCTGGCTGTGGGGCCTGCAGAGGCCGACCGCCAGTCGCGTTTAACGATGGTGGTGGAGGGGGATGACCAGACCCTTCAGCAGATGACCAAACAGCTGGACAAGCTGGTGAACGTGCTTCAAGTGCTCGACCTGACCCAGCGACCTGCCGTGGAGCGGGAACTGATGCTATTGAAGGTCTCAGCGCCCGCCGAAACCCGCAGCGCGGTGTTTGACCTGGTGCAGGTGTTCCGAGCCAAGGTGGTGGATGTGGCCGATGAAGCCCTCACCCTGGAAGTGGTGGGGGACCCAGGAAAGCTGGTGGCCCTGGAACGGCTGATGGCGCCCTTCGGCATTCTTGAAATCGCCCGCACCGGCAAGGTGGCGCTGGAACGGGCGTCCGGCGTGAACACCGAACTGCTCAAGGTGTCACCGAGCGAAAACAGAGTTCCGGCCTGA
- a CDS encoding methyltransferase domain-containing protein → MAESCCPSPEPLDQSDAVDARYGAAALEREACLCTPVGFDPALLQVIPDAVVERDYGCGDPTRWVRPGDRVLDLGSGSGKNAFICSQVVGADGAVLGVDRNPDMLTLSRQAAPVVAEAIGYGNVRFVEGAIEALDEQGDAAEPLVPDASIDVVLSNCVLNLVNPSSRQRLLANIRRVLAPGGRVAISDIVCDQPVPMHLQQDPELWSGCISGAWQEDDFLKDFRALGLEQVTFADRSEQPWRTLEGIEFRAVTLVGQLPG, encoded by the coding sequence ATGGCGGAGTCCTGCTGCCCATCTCCAGAACCACTGGATCAGTCCGACGCCGTGGATGCCCGGTACGGCGCCGCTGCCCTAGAGCGTGAGGCCTGCCTGTGCACGCCTGTGGGTTTTGACCCGGCACTGCTTCAGGTGATTCCGGATGCGGTGGTGGAGCGTGACTACGGCTGCGGCGATCCCACCCGCTGGGTCCGTCCGGGTGATCGGGTGCTGGATCTTGGTAGTGGCAGCGGCAAAAATGCCTTCATCTGCTCCCAGGTCGTCGGAGCTGATGGGGCTGTGCTGGGGGTGGACCGCAATCCCGACATGTTGACCCTCTCCCGTCAGGCGGCACCGGTGGTTGCCGAGGCCATTGGTTACGGCAATGTCCGTTTCGTCGAAGGCGCTATTGAGGCGCTGGACGAGCAGGGCGACGCTGCTGAACCGCTGGTGCCGGACGCCAGCATCGACGTGGTTCTCAGCAACTGCGTCCTCAATCTGGTGAATCCCTCGTCCCGTCAGCGGCTCCTGGCCAACATCCGGCGTGTGCTGGCCCCGGGCGGTCGTGTGGCGATCAGCGACATCGTCTGCGATCAACCGGTGCCGATGCATCTCCAGCAAGACCCAGAGTTGTGGAGCGGCTGCATCAGCGGCGCCTGGCAGGAAGACGACTTTCTGAAGGATTTCCGTGCGCTCGGTCTGGAGCAGGTGACGTTCGCCGATCGCAGTGAGCAGCCCTGGCGAACGCTGGAGGGCATTGAATTCCGCGCGGTCACCCTCGTCGGTCAGCTTCCCGGCTAG
- a CDS encoding alpha/beta fold hydrolase: protein MTAAAHQTADWGDQAIWRWRGWSCHWRVLGQDDDPAIVLLHGFGAASGHWRHTAPRLASQGWRVFSLDLLGFGASDQPAIPLDNRVWGQQVNAFVEQVVQRPAVLIGNSLGALTALTAAVLKPEQIRAVVAAPLPDPALIQPIPPRRPPWQRRWRRRLLSVVLRLLPLELLVPLIARTGLIKSGLQGAYHQSISSDQQLLQLIARPARRPTAARALRAMSLGMALRPRGATAPALLKQLHCPLLLIWGQQDRFVPLSVTRQIHACRPDTELQVIDACGHCPHDERPDQFVALVLPWLDRNLGV, encoded by the coding sequence TTGACCGCCGCTGCTCACCAGACTGCCGACTGGGGTGACCAGGCCATCTGGCGATGGCGGGGCTGGTCCTGCCACTGGAGAGTCTTGGGCCAAGACGACGATCCGGCCATCGTCCTGCTTCATGGTTTCGGAGCTGCCAGCGGCCATTGGCGCCATACCGCTCCGCGCCTGGCCAGCCAGGGCTGGCGGGTCTTCAGCCTCGACCTGCTGGGGTTCGGGGCCTCGGACCAGCCAGCGATTCCCCTGGACAATCGCGTCTGGGGACAACAGGTGAACGCCTTTGTTGAGCAGGTGGTGCAGCGGCCCGCCGTCCTGATCGGCAATTCCCTGGGGGCCCTCACGGCCCTGACGGCCGCTGTGCTGAAGCCGGAGCAGATCCGCGCAGTGGTTGCCGCACCGCTGCCGGACCCGGCTCTGATCCAACCAATCCCGCCACGTCGACCACCCTGGCAACGCCGGTGGCGGCGGCGTCTGTTGAGCGTGGTTCTGAGGCTCCTGCCCCTGGAGCTGCTGGTGCCCCTAATCGCCCGCACAGGCCTGATCAAATCAGGACTCCAGGGTGCCTATCACCAATCGATCTCTTCAGACCAGCAGCTGCTGCAGCTGATTGCCCGACCGGCGCGACGTCCCACAGCTGCCCGAGCCCTGCGGGCGATGAGCCTGGGAATGGCGCTGCGACCGCGAGGGGCAACCGCCCCCGCTCTTCTGAAACAGCTGCACTGTCCGCTGCTGTTGATCTGGGGACAGCAGGATCGGTTTGTGCCCCTGAGCGTGACCCGACAGATCCACGCCTGCCGCCCTGATACCGAGCTGCAGGTGATCGATGCCTGCGGCCACTGTCCCCATGACGAACGGCCGGATCAGTTCGTTGCCTTGGTGCTGCCCTGGCTGGATCGTAACTTGGGTGTGTGA
- the petM gene encoding cytochrome b6-f complex subunit PetM — protein sequence MASEIFGTAAIFWVLIPVGLAGGALLLKLQGD from the coding sequence ATGGCTTCGGAGATTTTCGGCACGGCCGCCATTTTCTGGGTGCTGATCCCCGTGGGTCTGGCGGGTGGCGCACTGTTGTTGAAGCTGCAGGGTGACTGA
- a CDS encoding pseudouridine synthase yields the protein MTTLLFNKPYGVLSQFTPEVASRWRCLAEFINVPGVYAAGRLDADSEGLLLLTDQGRLQQRLTDPRFGHWRSYWVQVEGHPDDDQLQRLREGVEIQRQRTLPARAHCLQGKEIPLLPERDPPIRVRATIPTSWLELSLREGRNRQVRRMTAAVGLPTLRLIRCRIDLMDGGDAFDLNDLPAGRWRSVTSAEQERLNRLLSSRAPRPHRTSREADRRG from the coding sequence TTGACCACCCTGCTGTTCAACAAGCCCTACGGCGTCCTCAGTCAGTTCACCCCTGAGGTGGCAAGCCGCTGGCGATGTCTGGCTGAATTCATCAATGTTCCTGGCGTCTACGCCGCAGGTCGGCTGGATGCCGACAGCGAGGGGTTGCTGCTTCTGACCGATCAAGGTCGTCTGCAGCAACGGCTGACCGATCCCCGTTTCGGGCACTGGCGCAGCTACTGGGTTCAGGTGGAAGGTCACCCGGACGACGATCAACTGCAGCGACTGAGGGAGGGAGTTGAGATCCAACGCCAGCGGACCCTGCCGGCACGGGCGCACTGTCTGCAGGGCAAGGAGATTCCGCTACTCCCAGAACGCGATCCCCCGATCCGAGTTCGCGCCACGATTCCCACCAGTTGGCTTGAGCTGTCCCTGCGGGAGGGGCGCAACCGCCAGGTGCGCCGGATGACCGCCGCGGTGGGGCTTCCAACCCTGAGGCTGATCCGTTGCCGAATCGACCTGATGGACGGCGGGGATGCATTTGATCTGAACGATCTACCGGCAGGCCGTTGGCGGTCCGTGACCAGCGCTGAGCAGGAGCGCCTGAACCGTCTGCTCAGCAGCAGGGCGCCCCGACCACATAGGACTAGCCGGGAAGCTGACCGACGAGGGTGA
- a CDS encoding peptidylprolyl isomerase produces MRRFVLWSLLLLLPLMVSCSPSPRAAVARGCADAEAACLQGKATVLMSTSRGDITIEVDGDAAPLTAGNFVDLVRRGTYDGTMFHRVVREPVPFVVQGGDPQSSDRSVPLSQLGTGSFVDPTNGVARMIPLELSFQGEDSPRYSRISSNPSELQDLVLSHERGSVAMARSQAPDSASAQFYIALRPLPELDGRYAVFGRVVKGLDMVDTIEQGDRIKTARLSD; encoded by the coding sequence ATGCGTCGCTTCGTTCTCTGGTCTTTATTGCTGCTCCTTCCCCTGATGGTGAGCTGCAGCCCCTCCCCTCGCGCTGCGGTAGCTCGTGGTTGCGCTGATGCGGAAGCCGCTTGTCTGCAGGGGAAGGCCACCGTGTTGATGAGCACCAGTCGTGGTGACATCACCATCGAAGTGGATGGTGATGCCGCACCTCTCACGGCCGGCAACTTCGTTGATCTGGTGCGTCGCGGTACCTACGACGGCACCATGTTCCACCGTGTTGTCCGCGAGCCCGTTCCCTTCGTGGTTCAGGGCGGTGACCCGCAGTCGAGCGATCGTTCCGTTCCCCTCAGCCAGCTGGGAACTGGCAGCTTTGTGGATCCCACCAACGGCGTGGCTCGGATGATTCCGCTGGAGCTGAGCTTCCAGGGTGAGGATTCCCCGCGCTACAGCCGCATCAGCAGCAACCCCAGCGAACTCCAGGATCTGGTGTTATCCCACGAGCGTGGATCCGTGGCCATGGCCCGCTCCCAGGCGCCGGATTCCGCTAGTGCGCAGTTCTACATCGCCCTGCGTCCATTGCCTGAGCTGGATGGTCGTTATGCTGTCTTCGGTCGGGTGGTGAAAGGGCTGGACATGGTGGACACGATCGAACAAGGGGATCGCATCAAAACCGCCCGACTGAGCGACTGA
- a CDS encoding Re/Si-specific NAD(P)(+) transhydrogenase subunit alpha, with the protein MPRLLIPVESTPGETRVAATPDTVKKFLSFGCDVSVERGAGITSGYLDQAYANQGAQLIEPGHASGWSQADVVLCVQPPSAASLALLRQSALVVGLLSPYANQELTASLKRNALSAMALELLPRISRAQSADALSSQANIAGYKSVLLASAALDRYFPMLMTAAGTVQPAKVVILGAGVAGLQAVATARRLGAVVYVSDIRPAVKEQVESLGARFIDPPELEDKPAESGGYAKQASDAFLAAQRQQLSDQLAEADVAICTAQVPGRRAPRLISEDMLDRMRPGAVVVDLAVAQGGNCADTVSGQTVDRKGVKLIGGNDLPCTVPNHASALYARNLVALLEPTLKDGELKLDLEDELIAGCLVAQDGIIRRGDVLTPGAS; encoded by the coding sequence TTGCCCAGACTTTTAATTCCGGTGGAGTCGACACCGGGGGAAACCCGGGTCGCGGCGACGCCCGACACGGTGAAAAAATTCCTGTCTTTCGGCTGTGATGTTTCCGTAGAGCGCGGGGCCGGAATAACGTCGGGATACCTCGATCAGGCCTACGCCAATCAGGGTGCTCAGTTGATAGAGCCCGGTCATGCATCGGGCTGGTCTCAGGCCGACGTTGTCCTATGTGTCCAACCACCGTCTGCGGCCAGCTTGGCTCTCCTTCGGCAGAGTGCCCTGGTGGTGGGCTTGCTCTCTCCCTATGCCAATCAGGAGTTGACCGCGAGCCTTAAGCGCAATGCACTCTCGGCCATGGCTCTTGAGCTGCTGCCTCGCATCAGCCGTGCTCAGTCAGCGGATGCTCTGTCGTCTCAGGCCAATATCGCCGGTTACAAGTCGGTGCTGTTGGCCTCAGCCGCCCTCGACCGTTATTTTCCGATGCTGATGACGGCGGCTGGCACTGTTCAGCCTGCCAAGGTGGTGATCTTGGGAGCCGGTGTTGCTGGCCTACAGGCCGTCGCAACAGCACGGCGGCTTGGAGCAGTTGTTTACGTCAGCGATATCCGCCCAGCCGTGAAGGAGCAGGTGGAATCCCTTGGTGCACGTTTTATCGATCCGCCGGAGCTCGAGGACAAACCAGCCGAATCAGGTGGTTATGCCAAGCAGGCCTCCGATGCCTTCCTGGCGGCACAGCGACAGCAGCTCTCCGATCAGCTCGCCGAAGCGGATGTGGCGATCTGCACGGCTCAGGTGCCTGGTCGTCGTGCCCCACGTCTGATCAGTGAGGACATGCTCGACCGCATGCGCCCCGGTGCGGTGGTGGTGGATCTAGCGGTGGCTCAGGGGGGGAATTGCGCTGACACTGTTTCTGGGCAAACCGTGGATCGCAAGGGTGTGAAGCTGATCGGTGGCAACGACCTCCCCTGCACTGTGCCTAACCACGCCAGCGCCCTTTACGCGCGAAATCTGGTGGCACTGCTGGAGCCCACTCTCAAAGATGGTGAACTCAAACTCGACCTCGAGGATGAGTTGATTGCCGGCTGCTTGGTTGCCCAGGACGGCATCATTCGTCGCGGCGACGTTCTTACCCCTGGTGCCAGCTGA
- the trxB gene encoding thioredoxin-disulfide reductase has translation MSVEASGHVENLVIVGSGPAGYTAAIYAARANLQPLLITGFQRGGIPGGQLMTTTHVENFPGFPDGILGPDLMDLMKAQAVRWGTHLIEADADRIDLSQRPFRIEAEGQTIQAHAVVIATGASANRLGLPTEDRFWSSGISACAICDGATPQFRNEELAVVGGGDSACEEAVYLTKYGSHVHLIVRSDQFRASAAMADRVMANPAITVHWNSEIEDVAGGAWMESLILRDRQTSETRTLAVRGLFYAIGHTPNTDLLKGQIELDGKGYLVTASGRPETSVDGVFSAGDVADAEWRQGITAAGSGCKAALVAERWLTHHNLATRVPRASVEPAKAEQPVNVAVTTEESYDPKGLWQKGSFALRKLYHDSDKPLLVIYTSPTCGPCHVLKPQLQRVINELDGHAQAVVIDIEADQAIAEQAGVSGTPTVQLFHNKAMVRQWRGVKPRSEFKAAIESLTA, from the coding sequence ATGTCCGTTGAAGCTTCCGGGCACGTTGAAAACCTTGTCATTGTTGGGTCTGGACCTGCTGGCTACACAGCCGCCATCTACGCAGCACGGGCGAACCTGCAGCCGCTGCTGATCACGGGGTTCCAGCGGGGAGGCATCCCTGGCGGCCAATTGATGACCACGACCCACGTGGAGAATTTCCCGGGTTTCCCCGATGGGATTCTGGGGCCAGACTTGATGGATCTGATGAAGGCCCAGGCTGTGCGCTGGGGCACACACCTCATCGAGGCCGATGCAGACCGGATTGACCTGAGCCAGAGACCCTTCCGCATCGAAGCGGAAGGACAAACAATCCAGGCCCATGCCGTCGTCATTGCCACCGGAGCCAGCGCTAACCGGCTTGGTTTACCCACAGAGGATCGCTTCTGGAGCAGTGGCATCAGTGCCTGCGCGATCTGCGATGGGGCCACTCCCCAGTTCCGCAATGAGGAACTGGCCGTAGTGGGTGGAGGTGACTCCGCTTGCGAAGAAGCGGTTTATCTCACCAAGTACGGCAGTCATGTTCATCTGATCGTGCGCTCCGACCAATTCCGAGCCAGCGCTGCCATGGCCGATCGCGTGATGGCCAATCCAGCCATCACCGTGCACTGGAACAGTGAAATCGAGGACGTGGCAGGGGGGGCGTGGATGGAGTCCCTCATCCTTCGGGACCGACAGACCAGCGAGACCCGAACCCTCGCGGTGCGAGGGCTTTTCTATGCCATCGGACATACCCCCAACACCGATCTGCTCAAAGGCCAGATCGAACTGGACGGGAAGGGGTATTTGGTTACAGCATCAGGACGCCCAGAAACCTCCGTGGACGGCGTCTTTTCAGCAGGTGACGTCGCCGACGCCGAATGGAGACAAGGCATCACCGCCGCAGGCAGTGGCTGCAAGGCGGCTCTGGTGGCGGAGCGCTGGCTCACCCACCACAACCTGGCAACACGCGTTCCCAGGGCATCCGTGGAGCCAGCCAAAGCGGAACAACCGGTGAATGTGGCCGTGACCACCGAGGAGAGCTACGACCCGAAGGGGCTGTGGCAGAAAGGCAGCTTCGCCCTCCGCAAGCTTTATCACGACAGTGACAAGCCACTGCTCGTGATTTACACCTCACCAACCTGTGGACCGTGCCATGTGCTCAAGCCACAGCTTCAGCGTGTAATCAATGAGCTCGATGGCCATGCCCAGGCTGTCGTGATTGATATCGAAGCGGATCAGGCCATCGCCGAACAGGCCGGTGTGAGTGGGACACCGACTGTGCAGCTGTTCCACAACAAAGCAATGGTGAGGCAATGGCGTGGCGTCAAGCCACGCAGCGAGTTCAAGGCCGCGATTGAATCGCTGACGGCCTAA
- a CDS encoding NmrA family NAD(P)-binding protein, whose translation MQVLVLGGTGTLGRQIARRAFDAGHDVRCMVRTPRKASFLQEWGCELTRGDLLEPDSLDYALDGVDSVIDAATSRPTDPHSVYETDWDGKLNLLRACERADVKRFVFVSLLGAHRHRSVPLMDIKACTENLLESSDFEYTILQGAAFMQGVISQFAIPVLESQTVWVSGSPTAIAYMNSQDMARFAIAALERQETIRGTYPVVGLKAWNTGELVQLCERCSGKTARVFRVQPVLIKLMQGLASFFEPAVNVAERLAFAEVTGGGQALDAPMENSYAAFGLEPSETTEMESYISEYYDTILKRLREMEADLDKDAKKKLPF comes from the coding sequence ATGCAGGTTCTGGTGTTGGGTGGCACGGGCACCCTTGGACGACAGATTGCCCGCCGTGCCTTTGATGCCGGACACGATGTCCGCTGCATGGTCCGCACCCCAAGAAAGGCGTCGTTTCTGCAGGAATGGGGTTGTGAACTTACCCGAGGTGACCTGCTTGAGCCAGACAGCCTCGATTACGCCCTAGATGGCGTGGATTCGGTGATTGATGCCGCCACCAGTCGTCCCACCGATCCCCACAGCGTTTACGAGACGGACTGGGACGGAAAGCTCAATCTGCTGCGGGCCTGCGAGCGCGCTGACGTCAAACGGTTTGTCTTTGTTTCGCTGCTCGGAGCTCACAGACACCGCTCGGTGCCGTTGATGGACATCAAGGCTTGTACCGAGAACCTGTTGGAGTCGTCTGATTTCGAGTACACGATCCTCCAGGGTGCTGCCTTTATGCAGGGGGTGATCAGTCAGTTCGCGATCCCAGTGCTGGAGAGTCAGACGGTGTGGGTGAGCGGCAGCCCGACGGCTATTGCCTATATGAACTCCCAGGACATGGCCCGGTTCGCCATTGCGGCCCTCGAGCGCCAGGAGACCATTCGCGGCACCTATCCGGTTGTGGGTTTGAAAGCATGGAACACCGGCGAGTTGGTCCAGCTTTGTGAGCGCTGCAGCGGCAAGACGGCCCGCGTGTTCCGGGTTCAGCCTGTGTTGATCAAGCTGATGCAGGGCCTTGCATCGTTCTTTGAACCGGCCGTGAACGTGGCCGAGCGTCTTGCCTTCGCGGAGGTGACGGGCGGCGGCCAGGCGTTGGATGCACCGATGGAGAACAGCTACGCCGCTTTCGGTCTGGAACCCTCGGAGACCACCGAGATGGAGAGCTACATCAGCGAGTACTACGACACGATCCTCAAGCGGCTTCGGGAGATGGAGGCCGATCTGGACAAAGATGCCAAGAAAAAGCTGCCGTTCTGA
- the infA gene encoding translation initiation factor IF-1, translating to MIETSGVIEKEQGNGFYLVTLEQPAGHQCLCRAAGKLTKFRIKLLAGDKVLVEISPYDLTRGRITYRERNAGAPGGRPGGNRPGGPRRR from the coding sequence ATGATCGAAACCTCGGGCGTGATCGAGAAGGAACAGGGAAATGGGTTCTATCTGGTCACCCTTGAGCAGCCTGCCGGTCACCAATGTTTGTGTCGGGCCGCAGGCAAACTCACCAAGTTCCGCATCAAGTTGCTCGCCGGAGACAAGGTGTTGGTGGAGATCAGTCCCTACGACCTGACCCGTGGCCGAATCACCTATCGGGAGCGGAATGCTGGTGCCCCTGGTGGACGGCCAGGTGGCAACCGTCCAGGGGGACCGCGTCGCCGTTAG
- a CDS encoding photosystem I assembly protein Ycf4, producing the protein MSAEVLEQPVLGSRRLSNYLVAAAVSIGGLGFLLASLSSYLGRDLLPLGHPAALIFVPQGLVMGLYSIAAAVLATYLWYVIVVDVGGGSNRFDKAAGVVTVSRRGFRKPVLVEIPLKDVKAVKVEVRDGFNARRRVALRIQGRRDMPLTRVGEPLPLAQLEQDGAELARFLGVNLEGL; encoded by the coding sequence ATGTCCGCAGAAGTGCTCGAGCAGCCGGTGCTCGGCTCCAGGCGTTTGTCGAATTACCTCGTTGCCGCTGCCGTCAGCATTGGCGGACTCGGTTTTCTCCTGGCTTCCCTCTCCAGCTACCTCGGGCGAGACCTGCTGCCCCTCGGTCATCCCGCGGCGCTGATCTTTGTCCCCCAGGGTCTGGTGATGGGGCTCTACAGCATTGCTGCCGCGGTGCTTGCCACCTACCTCTGGTACGTGATCGTTGTGGACGTCGGCGGCGGCAGCAACCGCTTCGACAAGGCCGCTGGGGTCGTCACCGTCAGCCGTCGCGGCTTTCGCAAGCCGGTTCTGGTGGAGATTCCCCTTAAGGATGTGAAGGCCGTGAAGGTGGAGGTGCGCGATGGCTTCAATGCGCGGCGACGGGTGGCCTTACGCATCCAGGGCCGCCGAGACATGCCCCTCACACGTGTGGGTGAGCCGCTGCCCCTGGCTCAGCTGGAGCAGGACGGTGCTGAACTGGCGCGCTTCCTCGGCGTCAACCTCGAAGGTCTTTGA
- a CDS encoding N2,N2-dimethylguanosine tRNA methyltransferase, translating to MLLAWHQASTKTCEHPLQWLDLMAGCGIRGLRWGLEAAGAHSMPPEIVVNDADGDRRPLLEHNLKPLAGATCSSVPAETLLCQAQLEGRRFDLIDLDAFGHPGALIQPVLQLLAPDGILVLASTDGRSPTGHDRPGAIRSFGAAARAHPASWELALRQHLGLLARQAWLLGRGLQPLMSFSDGRTFRLAVRLKRLLHPDEEATLGLLARCGTCGAQQSQPLLRLRNWSACHCPPEQGRWAISGPLWLGPLQQVDLLEELMASPVPVASATRRLLQRLQADPGGLGHVWSTAELAQRCGSGPPPLQRLVEALRTQGHQAWPSGVMAGQVRTDADLPELLQICSNLCGEGPLIGS from the coding sequence GTGCTGCTGGCCTGGCATCAGGCCAGCACAAAAACCTGTGAACACCCCCTCCAGTGGCTGGATCTGATGGCGGGATGCGGCATACGGGGGCTGCGTTGGGGGCTGGAGGCAGCTGGGGCTCATTCGATGCCACCGGAGATCGTTGTGAACGATGCCGATGGCGATCGACGGCCCCTGCTGGAGCACAACCTCAAGCCATTGGCAGGGGCCACCTGCAGCAGTGTTCCTGCCGAGACGTTGCTGTGCCAGGCCCAGCTCGAGGGGCGACGGTTTGACCTGATTGATCTGGACGCCTTCGGCCATCCCGGTGCTCTGATCCAGCCAGTCCTGCAGCTCCTCGCCCCGGACGGAATTCTTGTGCTGGCCAGCACCGATGGTCGTTCTCCCACCGGCCATGACCGCCCCGGCGCGATCCGCAGCTTCGGAGCAGCGGCTCGCGCCCATCCCGCCAGCTGGGAGCTGGCCTTGCGTCAACACCTGGGGTTGCTGGCACGACAGGCCTGGTTGCTCGGCCGCGGACTCCAGCCGTTGATGAGCTTCAGCGATGGCCGCACCTTCCGTCTCGCGGTTCGTCTGAAACGCCTTCTCCATCCAGATGAGGAAGCGACGCTGGGATTGCTGGCCCGCTGTGGGACCTGTGGTGCCCAGCAAAGCCAGCCGCTGTTGCGTCTGCGCAATTGGTCGGCCTGTCACTGCCCACCCGAGCAGGGGCGCTGGGCCATCAGCGGACCGCTCTGGCTGGGTCCGTTGCAGCAGGTCGACTTGCTCGAGGAGCTGATGGCCAGTCCCGTGCCGGTGGCCTCAGCCACGCGGCGGTTGTTGCAGCGGCTCCAGGCCGACCCAGGGGGGTTGGGCCATGTTTGGTCGACCGCCGAGTTGGCGCAGCGCTGTGGATCCGGCCCGCCACCACTGCAGCGCCTGGTGGAAGCCCTCCGCACCCAGGGACACCAGGCCTGGCCCAGTGGGGTGATGGCTGGTCAGGTGCGCACGGATGCCGATCTTCCCGAGCTGTTACAGATCTGCTCCAACCTTTGTGGGGAAGGGCCTTTAATAGGCTCTTGA
- a CDS encoding EF-1 guanine nucleotide exchange domain-containing protein, whose amino-acid sequence MGLSAIECPDGVCHSHHGGHSVERRAMQSTLEEHGRDWCERLAERIYEISVDSFSQSVMPSLHAAGWQRRHLDWEFKLNERESEPDRTLVDGIINATESFLRSSEVHRLFIQELVQGTFAEATEDDLRIQAVRTLVETEIVAMLAEKRQELLDRLAHQLLEAAKGNFDAAHTAAEDALLEVERLVVNHAEAL is encoded by the coding sequence ATGGGTCTCAGCGCAATCGAGTGTCCCGACGGCGTCTGCCACAGCCACCACGGAGGTCATTCCGTTGAACGTCGGGCCATGCAATCCACCCTTGAGGAGCACGGACGCGACTGGTGCGAGCGGCTGGCGGAGCGGATCTATGAAATATCGGTGGACAGCTTCTCCCAAAGCGTGATGCCGAGCCTGCATGCCGCGGGTTGGCAGCGCCGTCATCTCGACTGGGAGTTCAAGCTCAACGAACGCGAGTCAGAACCGGATCGCACCTTGGTGGACGGCATCATCAATGCGACCGAGAGCTTCCTGCGCAGCAGTGAAGTGCACCGCCTTTTCATCCAGGAACTGGTGCAGGGAACTTTTGCCGAAGCCACCGAAGATGATCTGCGCATTCAGGCGGTGCGCACCCTGGTGGAGACGGAGATTGTGGCGATGTTGGCGGAAAAGCGGCAGGAGCTGCTGGATCGTTTGGCCCATCAACTGCTCGAGGCCGCCAAAGGGAACTTCGATGCGGCTCACACTGCAGCGGAGGATGCCTTACTGGAAGTTGAACGTCTGGTGGTCAATCACGCTGAAGCGCTCTGA
- a CDS encoding NAD(P) transhydrogenase subunit alpha, producing MFVEFLWVLLLGSLLGLELIGKVPPTLHTPLMSGANAISGITVLAALTLIIKAGDNPVLLSLGAVSLGFALFNVIGGFLVTDRMLAMFSRKPARKENR from the coding sequence ATGTTCGTTGAATTCCTCTGGGTGTTGCTGCTGGGCAGCCTTCTAGGCCTTGAACTCATCGGCAAAGTGCCTCCCACCCTCCACACCCCGCTGATGAGCGGGGCCAATGCCATCTCTGGCATCACAGTTCTGGCGGCCCTCACCCTGATCATCAAAGCGGGGGATAACCCAGTGCTGCTCTCGCTTGGTGCCGTCTCGCTGGGGTTCGCGCTTTTCAATGTGATCGGTGGCTTCCTGGTCACTGACCGAATGCTGGCCATGTTTAGCCGTAAGCCCGCCCGCAAGGAGAACCGCTGA